In Magnolia sinica isolate HGM2019 chromosome 12, MsV1, whole genome shotgun sequence, a single genomic region encodes these proteins:
- the LOC131221437 gene encoding probable disease resistance protein At5g47260, whose product MKNLFSPCQAQRLERLERLEIKACDMLEKIISNVGELMVRVERSASLPAIRIKPWRTFQNLQKMNIYHCIGMKKLLSMKLAHSLRQLEELKVQRCPNMVVIVAKDEDEDEEEVADQGPLHQLKTLTLHKLEKLTSFNQDRLVLDLPSLEYLKVCGCPDLKKLPIGPCCLLKLEKIEGMDRERIDRLEWEDETIKSRIHELLQD is encoded by the coding sequence ATGAAAAATCTCTTCTCCCCTTGTCAAGCTCAGAGGCTCGAACGACTGGAACGACTTGAGATAAAGGCCTGTGATATGTTAGAGAAAATAATCTCGAACGTGGGTGAGTTGATGGTGAGGGTTGAAAGAAGTGCATCCCTGCCGGCTATCAGAATAAAACCGTGGCGAACCTTCCAAAACCTGCAAAAGATGAACATATATCATTGTATTGGCATGAAGAAACTCTTATCCATGAAACTAGCTCACAGTCTCAGGCAATTAGAAGAACTCAAAGTACAAAGATGTCCTAACATGGTCGTGATAGTTGCAAAAGACGAGGATGAGGACGAAGAAGAAGTAGCAGATCAGGGCCCACTCCATCAGCTGAAGACTCTGACTCTACATAAGCTCGAAAAGCTCACAAGTTTCAACCAAGACAGGTTGGTTCTTGATTTGCCATCATTGGAGTATCTCAAGGTGTGTGGTTGTCCAGATCTGAAGAAGCTTCCGATCGGACCTTGTTGTTTACTGAAACTGGAGAAGATTGAAGGAATGGATAGGGAACGGATTGACAGATTGGAGTGGGAAGATGAAACCATCAAATCACGCATCCATGAACTCCTTCAAGACTGA
- the LOC131220095 gene encoding probable disease resistance protein At5g63020: MEIFAILAKLAAPVIQVGKCLFHPFKRQISYLVQYRRNIENLRSQANYLKAKRIDIQKSIDEARRQSEEPTEAVIEWLKRIDDIEADMDRLFEAIEEKERSLKAWCCWCCRHYQLGKEASQTLVIAMQLREEGNFSAISRHLPLPGIVSTPVGDFEAFESTNSAMEQVIEALQDEETYTVGVFGMGGVGKTTLMKEVGRRVRREKVYDVVLMATVSKNPDLKRIQVEIAEHLGLKLKEETESTRAARLSERFKQEKTVLIILDDLWERLELTQVGIPYGIDHTGCKIAVISRSADVCGSMESRAKIKVEVLSENDSLHLFKKKAGSVVESPDFLTVATEIARECGGLPLAIVTVGRALRDKDHFIWTNALTQLQRSVPADIEGMHTKVFSSLMLSFDSIESQETKLCFLFCCLFPEDYNIHMDKLRTYVMGEGFLNDVSSLEEASRRVYIFVDKLKSSCLLLDGYRDRFVKMRDTIREAAISVASKDGHGSLVKVGLELREWPEMEKLKECKRISLMKNRISILPDRPKCPQLKTLLLQKNWHLTNIPDSFFERMKALAVLDLKDTRISSLPPSLPCLRNLRMLSLQKCRSLEDISSGRVEEA, encoded by the coding sequence aTGGAAATTTTTGCAATCTTGGCTAAATTAGCTGCACCGGTGATTCAAGTTGGGAAGTGTCTATTTCATCCTTTCAAGCGCCAGATCTCTTATCTTGTTCAGTACAGAAGGAACATTGAAAATCTGAGAAGCCAAGCAAATTATCTCAAAGCAAAGAGAATCGACATACAGAAATCGATAGATGAGGCGCGTAGGCAATCCGAAGAACCAACTGAGGCAGTGATCGAGTGGCTGAAAAGGATAGATGATATCGAAGCAGACATGGACAGATTATTTGAAGCcattgaagaaaaagagagaagtttGAAAGCTTGGTGTTGTTGGTGTTGTCGGCATTACCAACTAGGCAAAGAAGCGTCACAGACGCTAGTCATTGCAATGCAACTACGAGAAGAAGGAAATTTCAGTGCAATCTCGCGCCATCTTCCTCTTCCCGGCATTGTGTCTACACCAGTTGGAGATTTCGAGGCTTTTGAGTCGACAAATTCAGCTATGGAGCAGGTCATCGAGGCATTACAAGACGAGGAAACTTACACTGTTGGGGTGTTTGGGATGGGAGGTGTAGGGAAGACGACATTGATGAAAGAAGTAGGAAGGCGGGTGAGAAGAGAGAAGGTTTATGATGTTGTTTTGATGGCTACTGTGTCTAAGAATCCCGATTTGAAAAGGATTCAAGTCGAGATAGCAGAGCATCTAGGCCTGAAGCTCAAGGAAGAGACCGAATCGACGAGAGCGGCCAGGTTGTCCGAGAGATTCAAGCAAGAGAAGACAGTGCTCATCATCTTGGACGATTTATGGGAACGGCTGGAGCTCACTCAGGTTGGGATCCCTTATGGAATTGACCACACCGGTTGCAAAATTGCGGTGATATCACGGAGCGCAGATGTATGTGGATCGATGGAGAGCAGAGCGAAGATCAAGGTTGAGGTCTTATCTGAGAACGATTCGTTGCATTTGTTCAAAAAGAAAGCAGGCAGTGTTGTTGAATCCCCAGACTTCCTCACCGTGGCGACAGAAATTGCAAGGGAATGTGGGGGATTGCCCCTCGCAATTGTCACCGTCGGAAGGGCTTTGAGGGATAAGGACCATTTTATTTGGACAAATGCATTGACGCAATTACAGAGATCTGTCCCCGCAGACATTGAAGGTATGCATACAAAGGTCTTTTCATCTCTAATGCTGAGTTTCGATAGTATAGAAAGCCAGGAAACCAAGCTGTGCTTCTTGTTTTGTTGTCTATTTCCtgaagattacaacattcatatggATAAATTGAGAACATATGTGATGGGGGAAGGTTTCCTAAACGATGTGAGCTCTTTGGAAGAAGCATCACGAAGAGTATATATCTTCGTCGACAAGCTCAAATCTTCTTGCTTGTTGTTGGATGGTTATCGTGACAGGTTTGTAAAAATGCGTGATACTATTCGAGAAGCTGCCATCTCGGTCGCATCGAAAGATGGGCATGGGTCGCTAGTAAAGGTTGGATTAGAATTGAGGGAGTGGCCAGAAATGGAGAAGTTAAAAGAATGTAAGCGCATTTCATTGATGAAAAACAGAATTAGTATACTTCCCGATCGGCCAAAATGCCCTCAATTAAAGACCTTGCTACTGCAAAAAAACTGGCATTTGACAAATATCCCAGATAGCTTCTTTGAAAGGATGAAAGCTCTTGCTGTTTTGGATCTAAAAGATACTCGCATTTCATCACTGCCGCCATCCTTACCATGCCTGAGGAACCTACGGATGCTTTCTTTGCAAAAATGCCGATCGTTAGAAGACATCTCTAGTGGGAGAGTTGAAGAAGCTTGA